Proteins found in one Zea mays cultivar B73 chromosome 1, Zm-B73-REFERENCE-NAM-5.0, whole genome shotgun sequence genomic segment:
- the LOC103637314 gene encoding probable glutathione S-transferase GSTU6 isoform X1, with translation MAGGGGQELKLLGTWTSPFVTRVKLALSFKGLSYENLEEEDLYHNKSELLLRSNPVHRQVPVLIHNGNPICESQLIVQYIDEAFSSANGPSLLAAEPYERAVARFWGAYIDDKLLASAFQAGRAKTEEEKAEALKRTFAAVETLEAAFEGISDGKPFFGGDSVGYLDIVLGGLVPMVYYGEARHGIKLFDGTRSPLLEAWVERFGALDAAKAVLPDVHELVEHSKMKRARAAAMAAATGSD, from the exons ATGGCTGGAGGAGGAGGACAGGAGCTGAAGCTGCTCGGTACGTGGACGAGCCCGTTTGTGACCAGGGTGAAGCTCGCGCTCAGCTTCAAGGGCCTGAGCTACGAGAACCTGGAGGAGGAGGACCTCTACCACAACAAGAGCGAGCTGCTCCTCAGGTCCAACCCGGTGCACAGGCAGGTCCCCGTTCTCATCCACAACGGCAATCCCATCTGCGAGTCCCAGCTCATCGTGCAGTACATCGACGAGGCCTTCAGCAGCGCAAACGGCCCCTCCCTCCTCGCCGCCGAGCCCTACGAACGTGCCGTGGCTCGCTTCTGGGGCGCCTACATAGACGACAAG CTGTTGGCGTCGGCGTTTCAGGCCGGCAGGGCCAAGACGGAGGAGGAAAAGGCCGAGGCGTTGAAGCGGACGTTCGCGGCGGTGGAGACGCTGGAGGCGGCCTTCGAGGGCATCTCCGACGGGAAGCCTTTCTTCGGCGGCGACAGCGTAGGGTACCTGGACATCGTGCTGGGGGGCCTCGTACCGATGGTTTACTACGGCGAGGCGCGTCATGGCATCAAGCTGTTTGACGGCACCAGAAGCCCGCTCTTGGAGGCGTGGGTGGAGCGGTTTGGGGCGTTGGATGCCGCCAAAGCAGTCCTGCCGGACGTCCACGAGCTGGTCGAGCACAGCAAGATGAAGCGCGCACGAGCTGCAGCCATGGCCGCGGCCACGGGCAGCGACTAA